In Vespula pensylvanica isolate Volc-1 chromosome 21, ASM1446617v1, whole genome shotgun sequence, one genomic interval encodes:
- the LOC122636328 gene encoding snRNA-activating protein complex subunit 4 homolog has protein sequence MPRSSAMSDSEDSNIVDEIKDLENVLATIPANLKSSEKSPIETIHEFPQVDESFEETKTPKDLTIDKLTAALNLNKQMIEELMNTKNEVSAILEDCEEQLQMIDQKIKKYVKHWTNNSKINISTAGMPYFKDKNFFAAPKNHDAKLKAARGELQIANFQKACIWTIKDRKVVLNTVYDEVMMSVLENSKNKGIQESEIDNIISSEDTFKRMLKARNVDEMIGPLGEKKFDWLKIAAMNVDGRHSADECSVMWNILLHPDINKGKWTRTEESRLKKIAKFYKCEDWDNIAKKLNTKRSGYQCFVKYTSMGNLLKLTERTWTMKEDERLCDIVAKCRIGNFVPWAEVMNYINCRPKQQIYFRWMFKLAPHLKKGRFTKAESETLLQGVHKFGTNFSLIAAQLMPDRTSIQLNDHYQTLTSKGSTHHWTLHADMKLIDLYKKVGPDWSKIAKNFKYKNRTQLRHRYTALYKYASKGLSIFEIPRSKNENFSKMEDTEFSDKEYSIDIIENDIDDKLDELLVEHFQNLDTIESSQNENFYYDSQKLYRDTRELYSILESLQVDLHIPDNFDYLPLIEIDKQLLYSLKTYIKSRFEKQNCNKEVEAFKLKMFGSQNNEEQKDHFIPPLPFGAYADIKNHKQTENIDYVSDTDKKFVVDVNMEFNTPESIIHFIGGLEEHIQFNKISTLYCIKKDKCEQQGIIQSVNINKKSNLHKNNDFPSSETDESYSLNVDNQLKFTQPKNCINKNNYLIYKVNTTVYESFGESSLWVSPMDHKKELVNVLGVTIKPNYITLSTYRNLITLKNIYDIENISNNAQSNYKDIEKRYKSEKAYELLKRRLIQLFKYPICMSYLSIEEMNNTTGSFLEECKNVVCNKRKAVQKNRLRTKRVKEKSPEKFICDGGTNMPSIS, from the coding sequence ATGCCACGATCTTCGGCGATGAGTGACTCGGAAGATAGTAATATTgtagatgaaataaaagatttagaaaatGTATTGGCAACAATACCGGCGAATCTTAAATCCTCAGAAAAATCACCGATCGAAACAATCCATGAATTTCCTCAAGTCGATGAAAGTtttgaagaaacgaaaaccCCCAAAGATTTAACGATTGATAAACTTACAGCCGCTTTGaatttaaacaaacaaatgatCGAAGAATTAATGAATACAAAGAATGAGGTGAGTGCAATTTTAGAGGATTGTGAAGAACAGTTGCAAATGAtagatcaaaaaataaaaaagtatgttAAACATTGGACGAACAATTCGAAAATTAACATCTCTACGGCTGGCATGccttattttaaagataagaaTTTCTTTGCCGCTCCTAAAAATCATGATGCAAAACTTAAAGCAGCTCGTGGAGAATTGCAAATAGCAAATTTCCAGAAAGCTTGTATATGGACaattaaagatagaaaagttgTATTGAACACTGTATATGATGAAGTTATGATGTCTGTATTAGAAAATTccaaaaataaaggaatacaAGAGTCAGAAATAgacaatattatttcatctGAAGATACATTTAAAAGAATGTTAAAAGCAAGAAACGTAGATGAGATGATTGGTCCGCTCggggaaaagaaatttgactGGCTTAAAATTGCAGCCATGAATGTTGATGGCAGACATTCTGCAGATGAATGTTCCGTTATGTGGAACATTCTTTTACATCCTGACATTAATAAGGGCAAATGGACACGTACAGAAGAAtcaagattaaagaaaattgcaaaattttacaaatgcGAAGATTGGGATAATATAGCAAAAAAACTGAATACTAAGCGTAGTGGATATCAATGTTTTGTTAAGTATACTTCTATGGGAAATCTATTGAAGCTAACAGAGCGAACATGGACaatgaaagaagatgaaagattaTGTGATATTGTTGCAAAATGTAGAATAGGTAATTTTGTACCTTGGGCTGAagttatgaattatataaattgtagaCCTAAGCAACAAATCTATTTTCGATGGATGTTTAAATTAGCACCACACTTGAAGAAAGGACGATTTACTAAAGCAGAATCTGAAACTTTATTGCAAGGTGTTCACAAATTTGgtacaaatttttctctaatcGCTGCACAATTAATGCCTGATAGAACTTCTATACAATTAAATGATCATTATCAAACATTAACGTCAAAAGGCTCTACTCATCATTGGACGCTTCATGCAGACATGAAacttattgatttatataagaaagtaGGTCCAGATTGGTCTAAAATagcaaaaaattttaaatataaaaatagaacacAATTGAGACATCGATATACtgctttatataaatatgcatcAAAAGGTTTATCAATATTTGAAATTCCTAGatctaaaaatgaaaatttttcaaaaatggaAGATACTGAGTTTAGTGATAAAGAATATTCTATTGATATTATAGAGAATGATATTGATGACAAACTAGATGAATTATTAGTAGAACATTTTCAGAATTTAGATACTATTGAATCTTCTCaaaatgaaaacttttattatgaTTCTCAAAAACTTTATAGAGACACAAGAGAATTATATTCTATCCTAGAAAGTTTACAAGTGGATCTCCATATTCcagataattttgattatctcccattaatagaaatagataaacaaTTGTTATATTCCTTGAAAACATACATTAAGTCTAggtttgaaaaacaaaattgtaataaagaagtagaagctttcaaattaaaaatgtttggtTCACAGAACaatgaagaacaaaaagatcaTTTTATACCACCGCTTCCTTTTGGAGCTTATgcagatattaaaaatcataaacaAACAGAGAATATAGATTATGTTTCTGATactgataaaaaatttgttgttgATGTAAATATGGAATTTAACACACCTGAatcaataattcattttataggTGGCTTAGAAGAACATATacaattcaataaaatttctacTTTATACTGTATTAAGAAGGATAAATGTGAACAGCAAGGGATTATTCAGTCtgttaatataaacaaaaaatctaatcttcataaaaataatgatttccCTAGTTCTGAAACAGATGAATCTTATAGCCTAAATGTagataatcaattaaaattcacACAACCAAagaattgtattaataaaaataattatttaatatataaagtaaatacaaCGGTTTATGAATCTTTTGGTGAATCCTCCCTTTGGGTATCGCCTATggatcataaaaaagaattagttaATGTATTAGGCGTAACAATTAAACCAAATTATATAACTTTATCAACTTATAggaatttaattacattaaagaatatatatgatattgaaaatatatctaataatgcTCAATCGAATTataaagatattgaaaaaagatacaaatcaGAAAAAGCATATGAACTATTAAAAAGACGtcttatacaattatttaaatatcccATATGTATGTCTTATTTATCAATAGAAGAAATGAACAATACAACAGGATCATTTTTAGAGGAATGTAAAAATGTAgtatgtaataaaagaaaagcagTACAAAAAAATAGACTTAGAACAAAaagagttaaagaaaaatctccagaaaaatttatttgtgatGGTGGTACAAATATGCCAAGCATCTCTTGA